In a genomic window of Rubidibacter lacunae KORDI 51-2:
- a CDS encoding HNH endonuclease, protein MQTQHMPRSVFHNSVVVFSKNYLPLTRVDLKRAIALLATGKAVCLDNIDAINTHSWTVRSPSLVLTVPTCIRLTGTSTERMWKVPPVSRREVMRRDRHACQYCGSTRNLTLDHVQPRSRGGAHTWDNVVAACAPCNSRKGARTPAEAGMPLFRKPKAPMHPALAFAEKFWKTRPAAPPIAE, encoded by the coding sequence ATGCAAACGCAACACATGCCCCGGTCGGTGTTTCACAACTCGGTCGTGGTGTTCTCCAAAAACTACCTGCCCCTAACGCGGGTGGATCTCAAGCGCGCGATCGCCTTATTGGCAACGGGTAAAGCCGTCTGCCTCGATAACATTGACGCGATTAACACCCACAGTTGGACGGTTCGCTCGCCGAGTCTGGTGTTGACCGTACCGACCTGCATTCGCTTGACGGGTACCAGCACCGAACGCATGTGGAAGGTGCCGCCAGTCAGTCGCCGAGAAGTTATGCGCCGCGACCGGCACGCCTGCCAATACTGCGGCAGTACCCGCAACCTCACCCTCGACCACGTCCAACCGCGATCGCGCGGCGGTGCCCACACCTGGGATAACGTCGTCGCCGCTTGCGCTCCTTGCAACTCTCGCAAGGGCGCTCGCACGCCTGCGGAAGCGGGAATGCCCTTGTTCCGCAAGCCCAAGGCTCCCATGCACCCTGCGCTTGCCTTTGCAGAAAAGTTTTGGAAAACGCGACCGGCCGCGCCGCCGATCGCCGAGTAA
- a CDS encoding alr0857 family protein codes for MLKLNYTEDGLYLERVAKSLEDVLRDRVVLMARLGETLYVESGSASFLLPQDAPGLSRLVQLLQHERYEDVAVAAVDDECVEICMEGCWMAASPDADTGTFLTALDDETEFLVARLWEATQVQATFLA; via the coding sequence ATGTTGAAGTTGAACTACACGGAAGACGGTTTGTACCTGGAGCGAGTCGCCAAGTCTCTCGAAGACGTCCTGCGCGATCGCGTGGTTTTGATGGCGCGCTTGGGCGAAACTCTATATGTGGAGTCAGGCAGTGCCTCTTTCCTGCTCCCGCAGGACGCACCCGGGCTGTCGCGGCTAGTGCAGTTGCTGCAGCACGAACGTTATGAAGATGTTGCAGTTGCAGCCGTCGATGATGAGTGCGTTGAGATTTGCATGGAGGGTTGCTGGATGGCTGCGAGTCCCGATGCCGATACGGGAACATTTTTAACCGCGCTCGATGATGAAACCGAGTTTCTCGTCGCTCGTCTCTGGGAAGCAACTCAGGTCCAAGCGACGTTCCTAGCCTAA